A stretch of Fundicoccus culcitae DNA encodes these proteins:
- a CDS encoding 50S ribosomal protein L25: MSLNAELRTATGSSASRHARKEGKIPTSLYGKTVEPVSLLINRADFEALLKAEGINAVFDLNYDNKVQKVWIKSYERASLKDEVYSLDLEAISADQKLTVEIPLRLVNPETVQEGIVELVVNAVTVETTPDDIPSHFEYDVTGMVIGDTRVVSDLEVPAGVVVLDDPEMTIITVSAPTEEPVETDEEEAEPEVIGEADAE; encoded by the coding sequence ATGAGTTTAAATGCAGAATTAAGAACAGCTACTGGATCAAGTGCATCCCGTCATGCTCGTAAAGAAGGAAAAATCCCTACATCACTATATGGTAAAACAGTTGAACCTGTTTCACTATTAATTAATCGTGCTGATTTTGAAGCTTTATTAAAAGCAGAAGGAATTAACGCCGTTTTTGATTTGAATTATGATAACAAAGTTCAAAAAGTATGGATTAAAAGTTATGAACGTGCATCATTAAAAGATGAAGTTTATAGTTTAGATTTAGAAGCTATTTCAGCTGACCAAAAATTAACTGTTGAAATTCCATTACGTCTTGTAAATCCTGAAACGGTTCAAGAAGGTATTGTTGAATTAGTTGTTAATGCTGTTACAGTTGAAACAACACCAGATGATATTCCTAGCCATTTTGAATATGATGTGACAGGTATGGTGATTGGTGATACACGTGTCGTTTCTGATTTAGAAGTTCCTGCAGGTGTTGTTGTTTTAGATGACCCTGAAATGACTATTATTACCGTTTCTGCACCAACTGAAGAACCAGTTGAAACGGATGAAGAAGAAGCAGAACCAGAAGTAATTGGTGAAGCAGACGCTGAGTAA